ttttaaaatatgaaatcTGTACTAattttaaacaaaataatttaaaatatctttttaattgTTATCTTGTATTAtgaatacatttttttttttttgaaataaaatatatttgaagTTTATTAGTATccaaagaaaaagaaattaaacctcttttttatattttaccaaaaataatataaatttcttttatatatttgttatttgttactttgttatatataaatatttatatattgaacaattataaaacttttacaaaaaaattttaatttatttttctatatatagcTAATtgaatgtatatatttttttgaagtatatatatatatatatatatatatatatatatatatatatatatatatatatatatattgggGTACaagtatttattatatatattatttagatatatatataataaaatatacattttgatttatattttatataaatacatatatatacttcATATACTCTTTAAAATGGGAATGATAATTtcgaaaataaaaaaaaaaaatgaagaaagtGACATTTTAGTATCAAAAAAACCAACattaaattttgaaaaaaaagatacagttaaaatcaaaaataaattaaaattagcGAAATCTAggataaataattttataaaaaaagggATTAAAACAACTTCATGGGTAGTGTGGATAGCTGGGGTTTCGGTTGTTGTTTTAATTACTCCTATTGCTTTTCAGTACGAGAAAGAATGCCAACTTTTTGAAATGCAAGCACAATTTTTTCAAGCACAGCAGGCAGCTAATGTTCCTCAATTAAACtgaaaaaatacaaaaataaaaaatatatatatgccaaatatttaaataagatATATGTATGcatacatttaaaaatagaattttaattaaataatatatttttttttagaaacaaccatatttttctcttttaaatattgttataacgaattaataaaaaaaaaaaaaaaaaaaacatacaaattatatatttatagtttttaacatgccttttttttttgaaaatttttaactTTGCATTTTTAACATGTAGTTAATATTTAACTTTATGTTTTGtcaaaaaaatgtttttaatatcacactgaataattcattaatattcttttttttatctaataaaTAAACCTAAACCTAGTTtcatttttctaaattttaa
The genomic region above belongs to Plasmodium relictum strain SGS1 genome assembly, chromosome: 10 and contains:
- the TOM22 gene encoding mitochondrial import receptor subunit TOM22, putative, with protein sequence MGMIISKIKKKNEESDILVSKKPTLNFEKKDTVKIKNKLKLAKSRINNFIKKGIKTTSWVVWIAGVSVVVLITPIAFQYEKECQLFEMQAQFFQAQQAANVPQLN